In a single window of the Rattus norvegicus strain BN/NHsdMcwi chromosome 6, GRCr8, whole genome shotgun sequence genome:
- the Atp5mgl3 gene encoding ATP synthase subunit g, mitochondrial-like: MAKFICNFVEKAPSVMAAAVTYLKPRLATFLHYAKVELVPPTPGEIPTAIQSMKKIIQSAKTCGFQHLTVKEAVLNGSVATEVWMWFYIREIIGKRGIVGYDV, translated from the coding sequence ATGGCCAAGTTCATCTGTAACTTCGTGGAGAAGGCACCGTCAGTAATGGCCGCTGCCGTGACTTACTTGAAGCCTCGATTGGCCACATTTTTGCACTACGCCAAGGTTGAGCTGGTTCCCCCAACCCCTGGTGAAATCCCTACAGCTATTCAGAgcatgaaaaaaataattcaaagtgcCAAAACTTGTGGCTTCCAACACCTTACAGTTAAGGAAGCCGTGCTGAATGGTTCGGTGGCCACTGAGGTGTGGATGTGGTTTTATATCCGAGAGATCATAGGCAAACGCGGCATTGTTGGCTATGATGTTTGA